Proteins co-encoded in one Bacillus kexueae genomic window:
- a CDS encoding YugN-like family protein, protein MIEIPSKLEGKTFNLYKLEQQLKPLGYVIGGNWDYDHGSFDYKIDDKVGYQFLRVPFESIDGQLDAKNATVQFGRPFLLSHKYQIGLDDHANTGNFSASINQFSEPEDPDATFPEKFVDLGKSLVQELEGVLLDG, encoded by the coding sequence ATGATTGAAATCCCGTCAAAGTTAGAAGGCAAAACCTTTAATTTATATAAGTTGGAGCAGCAGTTAAAGCCTTTAGGCTATGTGATAGGTGGAAACTGGGATTATGATCACGGGAGTTTTGACTATAAGATTGATGATAAGGTAGGATATCAGTTTTTACGTGTTCCGTTTGAATCGATTGATGGTCAATTGGATGCAAAAAATGCAACAGTTCAATTTGGTCGTCCGTTTTTGTTGTCGCATAAATATCAAATTGGATTAGATGATCATGCAAATACGGGTAATTTTTCTGCATCCATTAATCAGTTTTCAGAACCCGAAGATCCTGATGCGACATTCCCAGAAAAATTTGTTGACTTAGGAAAGTCGCTTGTTCAGGAATTGGAGGGCGTATTATTAGATGGTTAA
- a CDS encoding DUF378 domain-containing protein, whose product MSAIQRIALVLTIIGAINWGLIGFFQFDLVAAIFGGQNAALARIVYGLVGIAGLINLGLLFKPAAELARDEPRPEAR is encoded by the coding sequence ATGAGTGCAATTCAACGCATTGCCTTAGTCTTAACCATTATTGGGGCAATTAACTGGGGCCTAATTGGATTCTTTCAATTTGATTTAGTGGCAGCTATCTTCGGAGGACAGAATGCGGCATTAGCACGGATTGTATATGGATTAGTTGGAATAGCTGGATTAATTAATCTCGGATTACTATTCAAGCCTGCTGCAGAACTAGCTCGAGACGAACCTAGACCTGAAGCTAGATAA
- a CDS encoding aminotransferase, with protein MKTKEQYISTKVQTLKPSGIRKFFDLAASMEGVISLGVGEPDFVTPWHMREASILSLEQGYTAYTANAGLKELREEISTYLEKRFSVSYRAEDEILVTVGASQALDLAFRAILNEGDEVLIPEPCFVSYDSLVSLAGGVPVHVQTSGDTGFQIDIDRLKEALSEKTKAIVLCSPSNPTGAVLSKAALKQIADLAEEHDLIVIADEIYAELTYDQSFISFASLPKMRERTILISGFSKGFAMTGWRLGYIAADSYFLHAMLKIHQYSVMCAPAMAQFAALEALQNGLAEVEKMRKSYRQRRNYFVESLNEIGLHCHNPGGAFYAFPSIQQTSMSSEQFAEALLLEEKVAVVPGSVFGPSGEGYIRCSYASSLDHLQEAIKRMDKFMKKMSTS; from the coding sequence ATGAAGACGAAGGAGCAATACATTTCCACCAAAGTTCAAACATTAAAGCCTTCCGGTATTCGAAAGTTTTTTGATTTGGCTGCCAGTATGGAAGGAGTAATTTCGTTAGGAGTCGGAGAGCCTGACTTTGTTACTCCGTGGCATATGCGCGAAGCCTCAATCTTATCATTAGAACAAGGGTATACAGCCTATACGGCAAATGCAGGTCTAAAGGAGCTTCGGGAGGAAATTAGTACGTACTTGGAGAAGCGCTTTTCCGTTTCTTATCGAGCGGAAGATGAAATCCTTGTCACGGTTGGCGCTAGCCAAGCGCTAGATTTAGCGTTTCGAGCGATCTTAAATGAAGGGGATGAAGTATTAATTCCCGAACCTTGTTTCGTCTCCTATGATTCGCTCGTATCATTAGCTGGCGGTGTTCCGGTTCATGTACAAACATCAGGTGATACCGGATTTCAAATAGATATCGATCGATTGAAGGAAGCCTTATCAGAGAAAACGAAAGCCATTGTCCTTTGTTCTCCTAGTAATCCAACGGGTGCAGTATTGTCGAAAGCAGCACTAAAGCAGATTGCCGATTTAGCAGAAGAACACGATTTAATAGTCATCGCTGATGAAATATATGCGGAGTTAACATATGATCAATCCTTTATTAGCTTTGCTAGTTTGCCAAAGATGAGGGAACGAACCATCTTGATTTCAGGCTTTTCAAAAGGGTTTGCCATGACTGGTTGGAGACTTGGATATATAGCAGCAGACTCTTACTTCCTGCATGCCATGTTGAAAATTCACCAATACTCGGTCATGTGTGCGCCAGCAATGGCTCAATTTGCAGCTTTAGAAGCATTGCAGAACGGCTTAGCGGAAGTGGAGAAGATGAGAAAAAGTTACAGACAAAGGCGCAACTACTTTGTTGAATCTTTAAATGAAATCGGCCTTCATTGTCATAATCCGGGTGGTGCTTTTTATGCCTTTCCAAGCATTCAACAAACCTCTATGTCGTCAGAACAATTTGCAGAAGCTCTACTTTTAGAAGAAAAGGTAGCTGTCGTTCCTGGGAGTGTGTTTGGACCTAGTGGTGAAGGATATATAAGATGTTCATATGCATCATCACTCGACCATCTACAAGAAGCAATCAAACGAATGGATAAGTTTATGAAAAAAATGAGCACCAGCTAA
- a CDS encoding superoxide dismutase family protein, with the protein MRWMVLAPFLLITGCAADNTTKMSVEMFNQVGDSLGSIEVTEEAEGVSFAILLEGLTPGEHGLHIHEKGDCTPPDFTGAGNHFNPDEKKHGLLHPEGAHAGDLPNIIVDENGVVDVEITAPNVTLKKGKKNSLLHKDGTSIIITEAKDDGMTQPSGDSGSRIACGKITEEEAKKADKKEVQKEEE; encoded by the coding sequence ATGAGATGGATGGTATTGGCACCATTTCTCCTAATTACAGGTTGTGCAGCGGATAATACTACAAAAATGTCGGTAGAAATGTTTAATCAAGTTGGTGATTCCTTAGGTTCAATTGAAGTAACAGAAGAAGCGGAAGGTGTCAGTTTTGCAATATTGTTAGAAGGGCTCACACCCGGGGAACATGGGCTGCACATTCACGAAAAAGGAGATTGCACACCACCAGATTTCACTGGTGCAGGCAATCACTTTAATCCTGATGAAAAAAAACACGGGTTGTTACACCCAGAAGGTGCACATGCAGGTGATTTACCTAATATTATCGTTGATGAAAATGGAGTGGTAGACGTTGAAATTACAGCTCCTAACGTAACGCTAAAGAAAGGAAAGAAAAACTCTTTATTACATAAAGATGGAACTTCAATCATTATTACAGAAGCAAAAGACGATGGAATGACGCAGCCATCAGGAGATTCTGGAAGCCGAATTGCCTGTGGGAAAATTACAGAAGAAGAAGCGAAAAAAGCAGATAAAAAAGAAGTTCAAAAGGAAGAAGAGTAA
- a CDS encoding atypical membrane-integrating protein (Mistic protein) yields MKISPDEKLQLSDSIDKMNEALDTFIQFYNEAEEEKPLIEFDSSTFDMIEQAIEEFGKEVVERKINTIIQEIFSFVRKK; encoded by the coding sequence ATGAAAATTTCTCCAGATGAGAAACTACAACTTAGTGATTCCATTGACAAAATGAATGAAGCTCTTGATACGTTTATCCAATTTTATAACGAAGCTGAAGAAGAAAAGCCACTCATTGAATTTGATTCATCTACCTTCGACATGATTGAACAAGCAATTGAAGAATTCGGGAAAGAAGTAGTGGAACGAAAAATTAATACGATCATTCAAGAAATTTTTTCTTTCGTTCGAAAAAAATAA
- a CDS encoding MalY/PatB family protein translates to MNQFDLHVERKGTASVKWDLTKEVFGTDDLLPMWVADMDFKAPKEVMKSLQERVEHGVFGYSFPTPQTRKIVQQWIKQRHNWNVPLSSIEFSSGVVKALATTIEALTRKGDQIVIQPPVYYPFFSLVEQNERVIVENQLIYEEGQYKMDFDHLEAALKNPKTKMLLLCNPQNPGGRVWSREELKRVGDLCLEHHVYIVSDEIHSDLVLFNHIHTPLASIDERFMEISITCHAPSKTFNLAGLQASVMIIPNEEIRIKIKEAEKKQGVFTINSLGITALEAAYQFGLPWLNDLKTYLEKNVQLVEDFIESEISALSVIHPQSTYLVWIDYRMLQISEKDFEQKLINYGKLGLEMGSKYGKSGEGFVRMNIGTQQSVVRNGLERLKRAVQCS, encoded by the coding sequence ATGAATCAATTTGACCTTCACGTTGAGCGAAAAGGCACTGCATCAGTAAAATGGGATTTAACTAAGGAAGTATTTGGCACGGACGATCTCCTCCCTATGTGGGTAGCGGATATGGATTTCAAGGCACCAAAGGAAGTAATGAAATCCTTGCAAGAGAGAGTTGAGCACGGAGTATTCGGCTACTCGTTTCCTACTCCACAAACAAGAAAGATTGTTCAGCAGTGGATAAAACAAAGACATAATTGGAACGTACCTTTATCGTCAATTGAATTTAGCTCTGGCGTTGTAAAAGCATTAGCAACTACGATTGAAGCTTTAACAAGAAAAGGAGATCAAATTGTTATTCAGCCACCAGTCTACTACCCTTTTTTCTCTCTTGTTGAACAAAATGAACGAGTTATCGTGGAAAACCAGCTAATTTATGAGGAAGGACAATATAAAATGGACTTCGATCATTTAGAAGCTGCTCTCAAAAATCCAAAGACTAAAATGCTGTTATTATGTAATCCTCAAAATCCGGGGGGACGCGTCTGGTCAAGAGAAGAATTGAAAAGAGTAGGCGATCTCTGTTTAGAACATCACGTATACATCGTATCCGACGAAATTCACTCCGATCTCGTATTGTTTAATCATATCCACACGCCACTTGCATCAATTGATGAACGATTTATGGAAATTTCCATCACATGCCATGCTCCTAGTAAAACGTTCAACCTTGCGGGATTACAAGCTTCTGTCATGATTATACCTAACGAAGAAATTCGCATAAAGATTAAAGAGGCGGAAAAGAAGCAAGGAGTATTCACAATCAATTCACTTGGTATTACTGCACTTGAAGCAGCATATCAATTTGGTTTACCATGGTTAAACGATTTAAAAACATATTTAGAAAAGAATGTACAGCTAGTTGAAGACTTTATTGAGAGTGAGATTTCTGCTTTATCCGTCATCCACCCACAATCTACATACTTAGTATGGATTGATTATCGAATGCTTCAAATCTCAGAAAAAGATTTTGAACAAAAACTGATTAATTACGGCAAATTGGGGCTTGAGATGGGAAGTAAATATGGTAAAAGTGGTGAAGGGTTTGTCAGGATGAATATCGGAACGCAACAAAGTGTAGTAAGAAACGGTCTTGAACGATTAAAGAGAGCTGTTCAATGTTCATAA
- a CDS encoding potassium channel family protein, producing the protein MNFQKLWITYLKWPVFLRLSLIVLLIVLTFGLYIHIVEPTEFPTYFDGIWWAIVTMSTVGYGDLAPETVWGRLVGVVLIFMGAGFITSYFAALASTTIQKQNERINGTKAFTGSQHVVVIGWSEKTKELLQMIKIHKPFHKVVLIDGSLETIPMVEDHLFFIKGDPTNESTLRKAGIEKAQSVFITADQHKSEHHADMLTISILLSVKGLNPSIFTICEILTDTHINNAYRAGADELIKTFKLTSQVMMSSYLSQCNFSQIFTELCPANGTFLTSVPVNKDEVGQTFEQIHTQLFQDGKILFGIKKGEDLTLNPPKDTVIAENDMLILLVR; encoded by the coding sequence TTGAATTTCCAAAAGCTATGGATAACTTACTTAAAATGGCCTGTTTTCCTTCGCCTCTCCCTTATCGTACTCTTAATCGTCTTAACCTTCGGGCTGTATATACATATAGTAGAGCCAACTGAATTCCCTACTTACTTTGATGGAATTTGGTGGGCAATTGTTACCATGTCAACCGTAGGTTATGGTGACTTAGCACCTGAAACGGTTTGGGGTCGTCTTGTCGGCGTAGTACTTATATTTATGGGAGCAGGTTTTATTACATCTTATTTTGCTGCATTAGCCTCTACGACAATTCAAAAACAAAATGAACGTATTAATGGGACGAAAGCATTTACTGGAAGTCAACATGTTGTTGTCATCGGCTGGAGCGAAAAAACAAAAGAACTTTTACAAATGATAAAAATTCATAAGCCCTTTCATAAAGTCGTTCTGATTGATGGATCACTCGAGACTATACCAATGGTAGAAGACCATTTATTTTTTATTAAAGGTGATCCCACTAACGAGTCTACTTTAAGAAAAGCAGGAATCGAAAAAGCTCAGTCTGTTTTCATAACAGCAGATCAACATAAAAGTGAACATCATGCGGATATGCTTACAATCTCAATCTTACTTTCTGTTAAAGGGTTGAATCCCTCTATTTTCACCATTTGCGAAATCTTAACGGATACACATATAAACAATGCATATCGTGCTGGAGCTGATGAATTGATAAAGACATTTAAATTAACAAGTCAAGTCATGATGTCCAGCTATTTATCTCAATGTAATTTTTCACAAATTTTTACCGAGCTGTGCCCAGCGAATGGTACCTTTTTAACTTCTGTTCCCGTTAACAAAGACGAGGTCGGTCAAACGTTTGAGCAAATTCATACACAACTCTTTCAAGATGGAAAAATTTTGTTCGGTATAAAAAAAGGGGAAGATTTGACCTTAAATCCTCCCAAGGACACAGTTATTGCAGAAAATGACATGCTTATCTTACTCGTACGTTAA
- a CDS encoding zinc metallopeptidase — protein sequence MDILIFIAFGISIWAQFKVKGNFNEYAKVESSSQMTGAEVARKILDRNGLYDVPVEVVPGTLTDHYDPISRVVRLSEPVYYGRSISAVSVASHEVGHAIQHQESYGALVLRHRMFPVVNFTSGIAPFLLIGGFLLSSLNLLGLGIIFFSFAVAFQLITLPVEFNASSRAKSLIISEGIIRNDEERGVNKVLNAAALTYVAAALLSLFELIKFIWIFVQGDEE from the coding sequence ATGGACATCTTAATTTTTATTGCTTTCGGTATTTCTATTTGGGCTCAATTTAAAGTGAAAGGAAACTTTAATGAGTATGCCAAAGTCGAAAGCTCTTCACAAATGACTGGAGCCGAAGTGGCTAGAAAGATTTTGGACCGAAACGGTTTGTACGACGTACCGGTTGAGGTTGTTCCAGGAACTTTAACTGACCATTACGATCCAATTAGTCGTGTCGTTCGCTTGTCTGAACCGGTTTATTACGGTCGTTCCATCTCAGCCGTATCGGTTGCATCTCACGAAGTTGGACATGCTATTCAGCATCAAGAAAGCTACGGTGCACTCGTTTTACGACATCGAATGTTTCCGGTTGTGAACTTCACATCAGGAATTGCACCGTTCTTATTAATTGGAGGCTTTTTATTATCGTCTCTTAATTTACTGGGACTAGGAATCATTTTCTTCTCATTTGCCGTCGCGTTCCAGTTGATCACGTTACCAGTTGAGTTTAACGCAAGCTCAAGGGCAAAAAGCTTAATCATTTCGGAAGGAATTATTCGAAATGATGAGGAACGCGGTGTCAATAAAGTGTTAAATGCAGCAGCTTTAACTTATGTTGCGGCAGCACTTCTTTCTTTATTTGAATTAATTAAATTCATCTGGATTTTCGTACAAGGTGATGAAGAATAA
- a CDS encoding ATP-grasp domain-containing protein yields MSFNPYRSLGMKNVRYIKPENMFRHIEEIKEAEYLLFPEYWQVNTLYYGLKKDIFPSISTYHLGHTKVEMTRVLQATFPLHVPFTLIRANTVSNQQEILETFAFPFIAKDIRNSMGRGVFYIKNASDFIKYVETHDVLYVQELLPIEKDMRIVYVGDQVIESYWRVNEQHEFLTNVSQGGKVIYDDIPQEAIQLVESIARSLCINHAGFDIAEVDGHYYIFEFNVFFGNTGLRNPYYHHHVTNYLLKEKELLLPAN; encoded by the coding sequence GTGAGCTTTAATCCATATCGATCACTAGGGATGAAAAATGTCCGCTATATAAAGCCGGAAAATATGTTTCGACATATTGAGGAGATCAAAGAAGCGGAATATCTATTATTTCCTGAATATTGGCAAGTTAATACGCTTTATTATGGTTTGAAAAAGGATATTTTTCCTTCAATTTCAACCTATCATTTAGGGCATACGAAGGTCGAAATGACTCGCGTGCTTCAAGCAACATTTCCTTTGCATGTGCCGTTTACGCTCATAAGGGCCAATACTGTTAGTAATCAACAGGAGATACTTGAAACTTTTGCATTTCCTTTTATTGCAAAAGATATTCGCAATTCAATGGGACGGGGCGTTTTTTATATAAAAAATGCATCAGACTTTATAAAGTATGTTGAAACACATGATGTGTTGTATGTACAAGAATTATTACCTATTGAAAAGGATATGCGCATCGTATATGTAGGCGATCAAGTGATTGAATCGTATTGGCGCGTAAACGAACAACATGAATTTTTAACGAATGTATCACAAGGTGGAAAGGTCATATACGATGATATACCGCAAGAAGCTATACAGCTAGTAGAATCGATTGCTCGGTCGCTCTGTATTAACCATGCAGGTTTTGACATCGCTGAAGTAGATGGCCATTACTATATATTTGAATTTAACGTCTTTTTCGGTAATACAGGTTTACGGAACCCTTATTACCATCACCATGTAACGAATTATTTACTGAAAGAAAAAGAGTTGCTGCTTCCAGCTAACTAA
- a CDS encoding glucose-6-phosphate isomerase, protein MTHVRFDYSKALSFFQEHEVTYLQDFVKVAHHSIHEKTGAGSDFLGWVDLPNNYDREEFARIQKSADKIKSDSDVLLVIGIGGSYLGARAAIEMLNHSFYNALPKEKRNTPQVIFVGNNISSTYMKDVMDLLDGKDFSINVISKSGTTTEPAIAFRIFKKILEEKYGKEEAKKRIYATTDRERGALKTLANEEGYESFIIPDDVGGRYSVLTAVGLLPIAVAGADIEAMMKGAQDASRDFGKSELTENPAYQYAVVRNVLYNKGKTIEMLINYEPALQYFAEWWKQLFGESEGKDQKGIFPASANFSTDLHSLGQYVQEGRRDLFETVLNVEKPRHELTIEEDADNLDGLNYLAGQTVDFVNKKAFEGTMLAHTDGGVPNLVINLPELNEYTFGYLVYFFEKACAMSGYLMGVNPFDQPGVEAYKTNMFALLGKPGFEEKKAELEARLK, encoded by the coding sequence ATGACACATGTTCGTTTTGACTATTCAAAAGCATTGTCTTTTTTTCAAGAACATGAAGTAACATATTTACAAGATTTTGTAAAAGTTGCCCACCATTCAATTCATGAAAAAACAGGTGCTGGTAGCGATTTTTTAGGTTGGGTTGACTTACCAAATAACTATGACCGTGAAGAGTTTGCTCGAATTCAAAAATCAGCTGATAAAATCAAGTCAGACTCTGATGTATTATTAGTCATCGGAATCGGTGGTTCATATTTAGGTGCTCGTGCAGCAATTGAAATGCTTAATCATTCTTTTTACAATGCATTGCCAAAAGAGAAACGTAATACGCCACAGGTAATTTTTGTGGGTAACAATATCAGCTCTACATACATGAAAGACGTAATGGACTTATTAGATGGAAAAGATTTCTCCATCAATGTGATTTCTAAATCAGGTACGACGACAGAACCAGCTATCGCTTTCCGTATCTTCAAGAAGATTTTAGAAGAAAAGTATGGTAAGGAAGAAGCTAAAAAGCGTATTTATGCGACAACAGACCGTGAGCGTGGAGCGCTTAAAACATTAGCGAACGAAGAAGGTTATGAATCCTTTATCATTCCTGATGATGTTGGTGGTCGTTATTCCGTATTAACGGCTGTTGGATTATTACCAATTGCGGTTGCTGGTGCTGATATTGAAGCGATGATGAAAGGTGCCCAAGACGCTAGCCGTGACTTCGGAAAATCTGAATTAACGGAAAATCCAGCTTACCAATATGCAGTTGTACGTAATGTCCTATATAACAAAGGCAAAACGATTGAAATGCTTATTAACTATGAGCCAGCGCTTCAATATTTTGCTGAATGGTGGAAGCAGTTATTCGGCGAAAGTGAAGGAAAAGACCAGAAAGGAATTTTCCCTGCATCGGCTAACTTCTCAACCGATCTTCATTCACTTGGCCAATATGTTCAAGAGGGTAGAAGAGATCTATTTGAAACGGTATTAAACGTTGAAAAACCTCGCCATGAACTAACGATTGAAGAGGACGCTGATAATTTAGACGGCCTAAATTATTTAGCTGGACAAACGGTTGACTTCGTTAATAAAAAAGCATTTGAAGGAACGATGCTTGCGCATACAGACGGTGGTGTTCCTAACTTAGTAATTAATCTTCCTGAGTTAAATGAGTACACATTTGGATACCTTGTATACTTCTTCGAAAAAGCATGTGCTATGAGCGGATACTTAATGGGTGTTAATCCGTTTGACCAGCCGGGGGTAGAAGCTTACAAAACAAACATGTTTGCTTTATTAGGAAAGCCTGGCTTCGAAGAGAAAAAAGCAGAGCTTGAAGCTCGTTTAAAATAA
- a CDS encoding Lrp/AsnC family transcriptional regulator — MKLSEKEMEILEILEEDSRLSVDTIAKMVCLSVEETEGMIQKLEKEKVIVDYSTTIDWKKVDGHEGVTAMIDVKVTPKRGVGFHEVAERIYRFDEVKSVYLMSGAYDLSVIIEGRTMSDIAHFVSEKLSTLDSVISTTTHFILKKYKHDGVVFEQGDNDKRIVVSP; from the coding sequence ATGAAATTATCAGAAAAAGAAATGGAAATTTTAGAGATACTGGAAGAAGACAGCCGTTTAAGCGTTGATACGATTGCCAAAATGGTTTGTTTGTCGGTAGAGGAAACAGAAGGGATGATTCAAAAACTTGAGAAAGAAAAGGTCATCGTTGATTATTCCACAACAATTGATTGGAAAAAAGTTGATGGTCATGAAGGGGTAACAGCGATGATTGACGTGAAGGTTACGCCAAAGCGTGGAGTAGGATTCCATGAAGTGGCTGAACGAATTTATCGCTTTGATGAAGTGAAATCCGTTTATCTTATGTCTGGTGCATATGATTTATCGGTCATTATTGAAGGAAGAACAATGTCTGATATTGCACATTTTGTTTCTGAAAAATTATCGACATTAGATTCTGTAATCTCCACAACAACACATTTCATTTTGAAAAAATACAAGCATGATGGTGTTGTATTTGAACAAGGTGATAATGATAAACGAATAGTGGTGTCACCATGA
- the yugI gene encoding S1 domain-containing post-transcriptional regulator GSP13: MSNTFEIGSVLTGKVTGIQPYGAFVALNEETQGLVHISEITHGYVKDIQEHLEVGQEVNVKVLSVDEENGKISLSIRQTEPAPKETRTKKRSANVKPRLETASSQEGFNTLKEKLQEWIEQSKREDLIKK; encoded by the coding sequence ATGTCTAATACATTTGAAATCGGTTCAGTTTTAACCGGAAAAGTTACAGGTATTCAACCATACGGAGCTTTCGTTGCCCTTAACGAAGAAACGCAAGGACTTGTTCATATTTCTGAGATTACTCACGGTTATGTAAAAGATATTCAAGAGCATTTAGAAGTTGGACAAGAAGTAAACGTAAAAGTACTTTCAGTAGACGAAGAGAACGGTAAAATTAGCTTGTCCATTCGCCAAACTGAGCCAGCACCGAAAGAGACGCGCACGAAAAAGCGTTCTGCAAATGTTAAACCACGTCTTGAAACAGCTTCTTCTCAAGAAGGGTTTAATACGTTAAAAGAGAAGCTTCAAGAATGGATTGAACAATCAAAGCGTGAAGATCTAATCAAAAAATAA
- a CDS encoding DUF1871 family protein, translated as MELRDANYEMLALLYKWDPLGYGEDAYETEVFDVIEAVHRLDDVGKLALNIQSIYEFSFEERIPLTDCANMAQQLFHIKNRISCDLP; from the coding sequence GTGGAATTAAGGGATGCGAATTATGAGATGCTAGCCTTGCTTTACAAATGGGATCCACTCGGGTATGGAGAAGATGCATACGAAACAGAAGTTTTTGATGTAATTGAAGCAGTGCATCGATTAGATGATGTAGGAAAGCTTGCGTTAAATATCCAATCCATTTATGAATTTTCGTTTGAAGAGCGAATCCCGCTTACGGATTGTGCTAATATGGCTCAACAATTATTTCATATTAAAAATCGAATCTCGTGTGATTTACCTTAA
- a CDS encoding GNAT family N-acetyltransferase has translation MKIDIYEQMPDHHILSKLQSLHKNIFGSTFSEERLKQKNKMLALIAMKDDKVVGYKIGYEESEKYFYSWIGGVDPEYRNNGIASKLMYLQHQWCEKQQYNAVQTKTKNKWRNMLILNLKHGFDIIGTYTDSNGDPKIILQKKLG, from the coding sequence TTGAAAATTGATATATACGAGCAAATGCCTGACCACCATATTCTTTCAAAGCTTCAATCGCTTCACAAGAACATTTTTGGAAGTACGTTTTCCGAGGAACGCTTGAAGCAGAAGAATAAAATGTTAGCGTTGATTGCCATGAAAGATGATAAAGTAGTTGGGTATAAAATTGGCTATGAAGAAAGTGAAAAGTACTTTTATAGTTGGATTGGCGGGGTTGACCCTGAGTATCGTAATAACGGAATCGCTTCTAAACTCATGTATTTACAACATCAATGGTGTGAAAAGCAACAATATAATGCTGTGCAGACGAAAACGAAAAACAAATGGCGAAACATGCTCATCTTGAACTTAAAACACGGATTCGATATTATCGGTACTTATACGGATTCTAATGGAGATCCGAAAATTATTCTGCAAAAAAAACTCGGATAA
- a CDS encoding sensor histidine kinase — MELIKELILQLAFIFIPLLLYHSLWLSKQIQSSIKPNQFLFLTLILLSALLCLTYPIRIETLLPITLVTIPLMVSFFYGGYQNGIIVLISILLYTFIIQPYTDVHLYYIASYSLILIFITNKWKKMKKRLRYVTSFFIGCIPVVLLYLFETTLHGHEFPELESKLVIISIFISISSLLTISVIEYIIENVRLRMRLIQSEKMSVVSELAASVAHEVRNPLTVVRGFIQLMDRKNGDKESEYTKLILSELDRAQEIISDYLNLAKQEYIEKESLHFSKMIEEVSTLMLSYAHLKNIKLETSIQPSLFVYGDEYKLKQVFINLIKNAIEATEDGNGKVVIEAYDSKDSVRVKIIDNGEGMSQEQLQRLGEPFYSLKEKGTGLGLMVAYSIIDLHNGHIQFQSTIHKGTTVRVSIPKTDETRV, encoded by the coding sequence ATGGAACTTATAAAAGAATTAATCCTTCAGCTAGCTTTTATTTTTATCCCGTTATTACTCTATCATTCTCTATGGTTAAGTAAACAAATTCAAAGCAGTATAAAACCAAATCAATTTCTTTTTCTTACTTTAATTCTTTTATCTGCTTTGCTTTGCCTAACATACCCAATTCGTATTGAAACGTTATTACCTATTACACTTGTTACAATCCCACTAATGGTAAGCTTTTTTTATGGTGGTTATCAAAACGGAATCATTGTTCTTATTAGCATTTTACTCTATACATTCATAATCCAACCTTATACCGATGTTCATCTATACTACATCGCTTCCTATTCTCTTATTCTAATTTTCATAACAAACAAGTGGAAGAAAATGAAAAAGAGATTGCGCTATGTTACCAGTTTCTTTATCGGATGCATCCCTGTCGTACTATTATATTTGTTTGAAACTACGCTTCACGGGCATGAGTTTCCCGAATTAGAATCAAAACTGGTCATCATTTCAATTTTCATCAGCATCTCTAGTTTATTAACCATTTCAGTTATTGAATATATTATTGAAAATGTCCGCCTTCGAATGAGACTTATTCAGTCAGAAAAAATGTCAGTTGTGAGCGAGCTAGCTGCTAGCGTTGCTCATGAAGTACGAAACCCTCTTACAGTTGTGCGAGGTTTCATCCAGCTGATGGACCGTAAAAACGGTGATAAAGAAAGTGAGTACACCAAACTTATCTTATCCGAATTAGATCGTGCTCAGGAAATTATTTCGGACTACTTAAATTTAGCAAAGCAAGAATATATTGAAAAAGAATCACTACATTTTTCAAAAATGATTGAAGAAGTAAGTACACTTATGCTTTCATATGCTCATTTAAAGAACATAAAATTAGAAACATCTATCCAACCGTCTCTTTTTGTTTACGGTGATGAATATAAATTAAAACAAGTTTTTATTAATTTAATTAAAAATGCTATTGAAGCTACAGAAGATGGTAATGGAAAGGTTGTCATTGAAGCATACGATTCTAAAGATTCTGTTCGAGTAAAAATAATCGACAATGGTGAAGGAATGTCACAAGAACAACTTCAACGATTAGGCGAACCGTTTTATTCGTTAAAAGAAAAAGGCACAGGGCTTGGACTCATGGTTGCTTACTCAATCATTGACCTACACAATGGCCATATTCAATTTCAAAGCACCATACATAAAGGGACAACCGTTCGTGTTTCAATTCCAAAAACAGATGAAACACGTGTTTAA